The Apibacter raozihei DNA segment GTACTTTTTAACTTTTTTTACCTTTTAATAAAATTATATCTCCAATTTTAGGTTCCTGTCCGGGCATCATTAAGTTCTTTTTATATAATTCATATAATGAAACTCCGTTATTTTGGGAAATATTGTACATATTATCCCCTTCTCTGGTTACATATTCTTTTATAGTACCAGAACTTTTTTTAGGCTCTAAAAATATTTTTTGATTAATTTTTAATTCTATTTTAGATGTTAAGTCATTATATCTACGCAATTTATCTATAGATATACTATAAGCTTTCGCTATACTTTCCAAGGTATCTCCTTCCCTTATAACAATAAATTTTAAATTACCATTGGGATGAAATCTGATTCGAAGACTGGGAAATTCAAAATTATCTTTCGGTTTATTTATACTTTTTCTTACTGCTGCCTGAGGTTTCTCAGGGTTATATGAAGCTAAAACTGCTGTAGGTTCAGTTTTTTTAACTGATTCAGACTTTAGTTTTGCAAATTGTATTTCAGGTTTGTTTTCCTGTGGAAGTTTAAAACTGTCCGGATATAATTGAGCTAATTTGTCATATACATCCATAGACGTTATAGAATCAAATTCATTTAATCGGTATCTTTCAATTAAGCCGATAAGTGTATATGCATATTTCGGATTAGTTGCATACCCTGCTTTTTTTAAACCATGTGCCCATGCTTTGTAATCTTTAGAGTCTAATAAAAATAAATTTTTATAATAAGGCCTTTCTGCAAGAAAGCGTGAATGATCTCTGTAAGATTCTTCAGCGGATGTATACTTTCTAAAACATTCGCCTTTTAAATCATCATCATGATACATCCTTTCTCCTACCCATTCCGCTTTACATTTAATTCCAAAATGATTGTTAGCAAACTGTGCTAAATCACTTTGTCCATTACCTGTTTCCAATATTCCCTGAGCTAAAGTAATACTGGCTGGTATTTTATACAATTCCATTTCCTGTACAGCCATTTTTGCAAAGCTTTGGATATACAGTTCATCTTTTTTAATTTGTTCCTGAGCTATAATGTAACTACCTGAAAGAACTAATATTACAAATAATAGTATTTTTTTCATGTAATAATAATATTTTTATTTTTTTGAGACAATAACTTATTCATCTCGCGTATTCCCTGCAATCCACCAGTATGAACGGCTAAAATTTTTTTATCAGAGCTTATTTCTCCCTTTCTTAACATTTCTTTGAGTCCAAACATCATTTTACCAGTGTATACAGGATCGAGAGGGATATGATTGAGAAGGTAAAAATTATTGATAAAATCAATCAAATCCGGGGTCACTTTAGCATATCCACCAAAATGATAATCCAAATTTACAGTAAAATTTTGTTTGTCAGTTAGTTTTATGATATCTTTAACTAAAAAGCCTGCATTTTTAAGAACCGGGAAACCCATAATTTGTTGATGATTTTGTGCTCCGACTGATAGTCCGGATAATGTGCCCCCGGTTCCCATAGCCGTAGTTATAATATCAAACTTATGGGTTTCTTCGTTTAAGATCTCTGCTGCTCCTTGTACTGCTAATGAATTAGTTCCTCCTTCAGGAACAAGATAATGATTTTTTATATTTTTTAAAATTCCCTGCGTAACTACTGATTTGTCCTTCAACCTGTATTCACTTCTGGAAATAAAGTAAAAGTCCATCCCTAAACTGCTGGCTTCTGCTAAAGTCTGATTATTTTGCCATTTATCTGCCAACTCTTCCCCTCGGATTATTCCTACAGATTTAAAACCATTTTCATTGGCGGCGGCGGCAGTAGCAACAATATGATTAGACATGGCTCCACCAAAAGTAACCAGTGTTTCACATTGCATTTCTTTTGCTCTTACCAGATTGTATTTCATTTTCCAGAATTTATTCCCTGATATAATAGGATGTACCAGATCTTCTCTTTTAATAAAAAGCTGATTTTCTACATGTAAATCCGGAAATTGAAACGGTTGTATAGGTAATTGATACAATTTTTGAAATTATATTAAATAATATTTTATTATGTAAAAGAATTATACTGTATGTATTTTGTTTAAATCTTTTAATAAAGATTCTTTAACATTTTCTTCCATAGCCCCTGTATATATAAATTCTTTTTTTTCTTCACTAGAGTCATTAAGAATATAATTAACTATAATTTTTTTACCCTCTTGATGCCAAGAAGTTATTTCATTAAACAATATATATCTTGATGCAGCAAAAATCCCTTTTTTTAACTTTATATAATCATTTCCTATTTCAACTACAGCTGAATTATATCTAATTATTTGTATAACTATATTTAAAATACAAATTGATACGACAAATGTTGCATTATTTAATAAAAAAATACTCGTAAATAATAAAATAGTAAAGGTTATTATTAAAAATAATAAAAATTTTCTTGCGTAATAATGTTTTTCTTCTGTGATTTGATTATTTTCCATAATGATCTATGATTTTTGACTTAAATTTCTGGATATTTTTCTGCGTTCTTCTAAATCAGTTAATTTTTTTTTATCTAATAGTTTTCTAGCTCCTATTATTGCAATAAACCCTATAGGAATATATATAAAACTTCCTATTATAACCATTATTGCACCTGCCTTTCTTTTTTTTGGCAGAATCATAGCTCCGATCACAGAAAGAATCCAAAATAATGATATTACAACAATAAAGGTATAAGCTAAAATCGTACTGTCTTCTATTATCTGAAAACAAAAACTTAATAACGGGATCAAATTGGCAATAATCCCAACAATGATAATTTTCATATTTATTTTTTGTTAGTTTATGATTTACTTTACACCATGCATGAGTTTTTTCATTAGTGGACTTAGAGAAATTACAATAACTCCTGCTATAATTGGTATAATGGTAAAAATAAGAAAAAAATTGGTCATACTTGATTTTTCTGCCATATCTTCTATCATACCTCCCAATGAAGCAGCTAACTTATTACCGATTGCAATGGCCAGGTACCACATACCAAACATAAAGGCTATCATTCTTCCCGGAACCAGTTTACTTACGTAAGATAAGCCTACCGGCGAGATACATAACTCACCTAAAGTATGAAATAAATAGGCCAGAATCAACCATATCATACTTACTCGTACTACACCTGCCGTAGCTCCTTGTGGAATTGACTGAGAACCAAAAGCTAAAACTCCGAAACCTATTGCCATAATGATTAATCCAAGACCAAATTTTACTGCGGCACTCGGATTATATTTACTATCCCACCACTTAGTGAATAAAGATGCAAATGCAATGATGAAGAAAGAATTTAAAATACTGAACCACGAGGTGGTAATTTCTACTTTACTGTCTCTGAATTCAGAAATCTTAGCTTCAATTAGTCCGGATTGTTTTTTCGCTAATTTGTATTCAAGACGAACTTTTTCTTCCTGCTCTTTAGTTAATGGTATTAAGGTCCCTATTTCTTCATGAACAATCAGTTTATCACCTATATTATGAGCTTTAGAGGAACCTATAGTAGTTTTAAATTTCTCTGTTTTATCTGTGGGCTTAAGTTCATAAGATTCTGTAACCGGAACATATTCAAAAACTAAATTCCCTTGTTTATCAACTTCTTGTTTTTGTGTTTTTTTATCTAATTTGGGTATTCTAACGGTTGTATATTCAATTTCATAGGCATGCGAATTAATATCGTTGTTGAGCATCCAGATAACAATTCCCCAAATGATTAAAAAACTTGATCCTAAGACAATATTAGAAGATAAAATTTTATGATGAGTCCTTTTAAACAAAAGGAAAAGTACCCATGACACAATTGCTAAAGGAACAACGGTAAGCAACGTATTTATAATTATATATATAGTTGCTGCTTGCCCTTCAACTACCCTTCCTGTGAAATCTCTGGCAAAAAGCACTAATGAGGTAGCTCCCTGTTCAAATGAAAGGAAAAAGAAAATAGTAAACAGAGCAAATATGATGACAACTATCATTCTGTCTCTAACCACTTTTTCGTAACGGGAAATTCTTGAAATAACTACTATCAGTAAAAGTATCAGACCTATGATTGATAACACTAACGGGCCTTCTAATATGTCTTTACTTATAATAAATTCTTCCGGTAGTATATGTATATTACCAATTTTAGATAATGGATCATTAATTGCATAAGCTAATCCAATTATGGAAACAATTATAATTACTATTTTATCTAAAATAGTGAATGGGTTTTTCTTTTCTACACTTTCTTCTTCTCTTACATTTATAGGCTTGATTTCTTCATTTCTTGATGGAATCCCTCCAATATTCCCAAATAAAGGTTTAGCTAACCAGAATTGTATAGTTCCTAAAAGCATAAATATTCCTGCCAGTCCAAATCCCCAGCTCCATCCAATCTTTTCGGCCAGATATCCGCAAAGCATCATTCCGAAAAAAGCTCCTGCATTTACACCCATATAGAATATGGTATATGCTCCATCTTTTTTTTCCGGTAAGTCTTTATACATTTCAGAAATGATTGAAGTCATGTTAGGCTTAAAAAAACCGGTTCCTACTACTAATAAAATTAATCCTAAATAAAGTGAAAATTCTGTTTCCACAGCCATAGATACATGTCCCAAAGTCATGATAATTGCTCCTATTACTACGGCCCAGCGATAACCAACAATTCGATCTGCTACAATTCCACCGACTATAGGAGTTAGATATAAAAGCATTGCATAAGTACCAAATAAAGCTCCGGCATTAGTAGATGTCCATTCCCAACCAGGGTTGGAACCTATAACTGCCATTGTAAGAAAATTGATAAGTAAAACGCGCATCCCGTAAAAAGAGAAACGTTCCCACATTTCTGTGAAAAATAATACAAATAATCCTGCAGGATGACCTAAAACCTTGGTGTCAAAAAAATTAGTGGTTGTAGTATTTTGTTCTTTCATAAATTTATATAGGCTCAATTATTCTTTATTTAATTTCTTGCATTAGTTTTCTTACTAATGGTGATATTATTATCAAAACCAAACCTGCAATTAAAGCGTATAGTGAAAGTTGTTGATATCCATCAGTAAAAGCAATCAGCTTATCCATTTTAGATGCGTTCTCATCAGCATTTGTCATACCTGCTCCTAAAATTCCTGCCACATATTGCCCGTAAGCGCTAGCTAAAAACCACATTCCCATCATTACACCTTGTAATTTTATAGGTGATAACTTAGTCATTATAGATAATCCTATTGGGGATAGACAAAGCTCTCCTAAAGTCATAACAAAATAAGCAATGGTAAATACATCTAAAGAAGTAACTCCATTGGCATCAGAAAAAAACCTAGTTATATATAATATATAAAATGAACCAGATAAGAATAAAAAACCTAAACCAAATTTGACTACTGTATTAGGTTCTATTTTTTTCTTTGCTAAAGCAAACCATAATAATCCCACTATCGGGGCGAAAATAATAACAAATAGCGCATTGGAAGAGTTATTAACAGCATTTGGATCTAATTTAATAGATCCTAAAATTGTATCATTAAGATTGTATGCAGCAAAAATACTTAATGATCCCCCGCTTTGCTCAAAAAATGCCCAAAATAAAATAGAGAAAATAATAAATATTAAAGCAGCAAATAATTTTTTGATTTCTACTTTTGAATATTTAGTCATTTCATAGAACAAATAAATTAAAGTTCCAGGCCCTATTATATACATAAACCAATCTGTAAATTGAGTTTTAGCCACCATTGTCATAATAACGGGTATAATTGCTAATGAACCTATGTAGGTCCCGTATTCATACCATCTGACTTTTTTATCAGAAATAGAAGAATTTTTAAACGGTGACAAACCGATAGGACCTAAAGACTTTTGAGTAAATGTAAAGGTAACCAAACTAATAGCCATCACAATTGCTGCTAAACCAAAAGCAACATTCCATGAATCTTCAATTGGAATTATGGATTTCCCGATTTCCAATGAACCTAATTTTATGTAACCTACTTTTCCTATAGATACACAAATGTATCCTCCTAATAAAGCCCCTAAATTAATTCCTGAATAAAATAAAGAGAAACCTGCATCTCTTCTTATATCTCCCTTTTTATATAACGAACCTACCATAGTAGAGATATTAGGTTTAAAGAAACCAGTTCCTATAACTGTAAAACTTATACCTAAAAAGAAAAACTGTCTGGGATCATAGGCTAATATTAAACTACCTACAATCATTAATAAACCACCCCAAAATAAAGATTTTCTAAAACCTAATATTTTATCTGCAAATAAACCTCCTACAAAAGTAAACGCATAAACGAAAGCTTGTGTTGCTCCATATTGTAGTTGGGCATCTTTTTCTTTAAAAAATAATTGATTAACCATAAAAAAGGTTAGCATCCCTCTCATTCCGTAAAAGCAAAAACGTTCCCACATCTCTGAGAAAAAGAGATACCATAATTGTTTAGGATACCTACCTTTAAAATTTTGAATTTCTTCTAAGGTTATTGATTTTTTTTCTATCGTTTTATCCATGAGTAGTTTTATAAGTGAATACTGTAATACATTAGTTTACTTTTTAAATTTGTTATAATTAGATGACTAACTAACTTTCAAAAGTAATCAAAAATCATAAATATAATTTCATTTGATAATAAAAAAAATATGTATTAACTACATCAAACACTTATAAAGGTGTAGTTTATATCTATTATAAATAGATTTATATACAAATTACACCTATTTACCTACACTACTTTTAAGATAAAAATAGTATACAATTTTAGAAATTTTAGATCTTTAATTATAACATTTTAGTAATCAATGATTATTTTAGTATCTTATTGATTATCATTCCAGTAAAAAGACGTATTAATAATCATATAATTATTTAGTTTAAAAAAGTCCTAAAATTTTCCACCATATTGTACCTATAAATAACCATATAAACAGAATTACCAAACTCATAATAAATCCTATTTTCCACCACTTTGCTAATGGAACATAGCCGCAACCAAATAAGATAGGTGCCGGTCCACTGGAATAGTGAGTAATAGACATATTTAGATTACTAAAAAATGCAAATAAAAGAATTGCTAGCAAAGGTGGAGCTCCTGCAGCAATGGATATAGAAACGAATATGACATACATTGCACTGATATGAGCTATTGCACTTGCCATAAGATAATGTATATAATAGTAAACCAAGAGTAAAATAAGCAGCATTGGCATCCAATTTAAGTTTTCAACAGATTTAGCAACATAATTCCCAAACCATGGAATAAATCCTAGTTTATTAAGCTGGGCAGCTAAAGTCATTAAAATTGAAAACCAGATGATGGTATGCCAGGCCTCCTTTTCACTGATTACATCATTCCAGTCCAATGCTTTTGTTAATAACAAAATACATAGACCAACAAAAGCGGTAAATGTTGCATCTATATTTAAAAATGAGCCTAATATCCAAAAAACTATTAAGTAAGCAAACACAGCTAAAACAATCCATTCTTTAGTAGTCATCTTACCCATTTCTTTAAGCTTAGTTTTTGCAATTGCTTTCATTTCAGGGGTATTTTTGAGTTCCGGAGGATATATTTTATATATGATGTAAGGTATTACCGTTAACGATATTAATCCAGGAACTATAGCAGCTAAAGCCCAATCTGTCCAGGATATAGAATATCCCATATCTTTAACAAGTTTAACAATCATAGGATTTCCTGCCATAGATGTTAAAAACATTGCGCAGGTAATTGCATTACACTGAAATATACACTGTACTAAAAATGCACCGATTTTTCTTTGAGTTCCTTTTTCGGGAGTAGAATCGTACACATCAGAAATTGATAAAAATAAAGGAGTAATAATCCCCCCACAGCGTGCTGAAGTCGAAGGCATTGCAGGTGCAAAAATAAAATCGGTCATGACCAATCCATAAGATAATCCCAGTGAACTATTTCCAAGTTTACTTATAAACAGATACCCCACTCTTCTACCAAAACCTGTTTTGATAAATCCTCTTGATATAAAAAATGCACAAGCAATCATCCAGATTGTAGTATCACTAAATCCTTTTAAGGCTCCTTTCATAGGAACCAAATCTAAAGCTACTACTACGGTCATACTAAATATAGCCATCGCTCCCAAAGGAAATGGAGATAGTATCAATCCCAATACCGTAGCTATAAATACTGCCATAAGATGCCACGCTTTTTCGTTGACACCTTCAGGTGCTGGAATAAACCAAAGCACAACACCTATGAAGATAACTAATAAAAATTTTAATATATTTGTGTTCATAATATAATTTTATAAATAATAATATCAATGTTATTATCTAATAACACGGAGCTTTAATAATAAAAAATGATTTTAATGTTTAGCAGTTTAAACATACATATGGAGCTTATAGCATATACCATTTGTGCAACTAAATAGCAGACATATAATTAATTTATAATTCAGAAGTAAAATTGATAGAAAGTCATTTAACTTATCCTAAAACATTTTTAAATCCGAAATAAAATTATTATAAAAAACTCATTTTTTCAAAATATAACAACCATTTATTATTTAATTCTGCTGCGAAGTTAATACATTCAATAAAATTTCGCAATGAGACATATATCATACTTTTTTACTACTAAATATAATGTATAAGTATCCAGGATAATTAGAAAAAATTAAGTACTATGAATTTGTAGTAATTGAAAAGATTTAAAAATTTAATCTAATTTCAATATTCTATGCTAAATATATATTATGACTATGTTATTAATTTCTTATCGGTTTATTACTTATTTTTTAAAGGCTTAAATAAATAAAAGCTGAACTTAAAGAGAGAATATAAAAAAAATTGAATTAATCAAAAACAATCAGAGCGATAGAGCTAGGTATAGAATTGGTTATAGATATAACTATAATGGTTTTTATTGAGTAGTAGAAATAGAATTAAAAAAGATAAATTAAATAAAAAAACCCTTAATCATTTCTGATTAAGGGTTTTCATGTTTAAAAATCCGGCGGCGTCCTACTCTCCCGCAAGTAGCAGTACCATCGGCGCAGTCAGGCTTAACTTCTGTGTTCGGAATGGGAACAGGTGGGCCCTGACGCTATAACCGCCTAAAATATCTTAATGGGATTTTATATAAATAAATTGAACCTTCCAGCTTCCTGAAAAACGGCTTGTTTTTCTGTATGTTTGTTTTAATACTATTGGACGAAACCTACGGGTAATTAGTACTGCTCGGCTGGGACATCGCTGCCCTTACACCTACAGCCTATCAACGTGGTGATCTCCCACGACCCTTAAAAGAACTCTCATCTTGCGGCGAGTTTCGCACTTATATGCTTTCAGTGCTTATCTCATCCAAACTTAGCTACTCAGCGGTGCACCTGGCGGCACAACTGATACACCAGAGGTTTGTTCAACTCGGTCCTCTCGTACTAGAGTCAACTCCGCTCAAAATTCTAACGCCCGCAATAGATAGAGACCGAACTGTCTCACGACGTTCTGAACCCAGCTCGCGTGCCACTTTAATGGGCGAACAGCCCAACCCTTGGGACCTTCTCCAGCCCCAGGATGTGACGAGCCGACATCGAGGTGCCGAACCTCCCCGTCGATGTGAGCTCTTGGGGGAGACTAGCCTGTTATCCCCGGAGTACCTTTTATCCTATGAGCGATGGCCCTTCCATGCGGAACCACCGGATCACTATGTCCTGCTTTCGCACCTGTTCGGCTTGTTGGCCTCACAGTCAAGCACCCTTATGCCATTACACTCTACGCACGGTTGCCAAGCGTGCTGAGGGTACCTTTGAAAGCCTCCGTTACTCTTTTGGAGGCGACCACCCCAGTCAAACTACCCGCCACGCAATGTCCTTCTTTTGCAGAAGTTAGGCTCCAGATAAATAAAGGGTGGTATTTCAACGTCAACTCCACGACTCCTAGCGAAGCCGCTTCATAGTTTCCCACCTATCCTACACATCATTTACCCGAAGTCAATACGAAGCTATAGTAAAGGTTCACAGGGTCTTTTCGTCCCATTGCGGGTAATCGGCATCTTCACCGATACTACAATTTCACCGAGCTCATGGTTGAGACAGTGCCCAGATCGTTACACCATTCGTGCAGGTCGGAACTTACCCGACAAGGAATTTCGCTACCTTAGGACCGTTATAGTTACGGCCGCCGTTTACTGGGGCTTCAGTCAAATGCTTTGGATTGCTCCGAACATCCTTCCTTAACCTTCCAGCACCGGGCAGGTGTCAGACCCTATACGTCATCTTTCGATTTTGCAGAGTCCTGTGTTTTTGATAA contains these protein-coding regions:
- a CDS encoding peptide MFS transporter, whose product is MDKTIEKKSITLEEIQNFKGRYPKQLWYLFFSEMWERFCFYGMRGMLTFFMVNQLFFKEKDAQLQYGATQAFVYAFTFVGGLFADKILGFRKSLFWGGLLMIVGSLILAYDPRQFFFLGISFTVIGTGFFKPNISTMVGSLYKKGDIRRDAGFSLFYSGINLGALLGGYICVSIGKVGYIKLGSLEIGKSIIPIEDSWNVAFGLAAIVMAISLVTFTFTQKSLGPIGLSPFKNSSISDKKVRWYEYGTYIGSLAIIPVIMTMVAKTQFTDWFMYIIGPGTLIYLFYEMTKYSKVEIKKLFAALIFIIFSILFWAFFEQSGGSLSIFAAYNLNDTILGSIKLDPNAVNNSSNALFVIIFAPIVGLLWFALAKKKIEPNTVVKFGLGFLFLSGSFYILYITRFFSDANGVTSLDVFTIAYFVMTLGELCLSPIGLSIMTKLSPIKLQGVMMGMWFLASAYGQYVAGILGAGMTNADENASKMDKLIAFTDGYQQLSLYALIAGLVLIIISPLVRKLMQEIK
- a CDS encoding peptide MFS transporter, with protein sequence MKEQNTTTTNFFDTKVLGHPAGLFVLFFTEMWERFSFYGMRVLLINFLTMAVIGSNPGWEWTSTNAGALFGTYAMLLYLTPIVGGIVADRIVGYRWAVVIGAIIMTLGHVSMAVETEFSLYLGLILLVVGTGFFKPNMTSIISEMYKDLPEKKDGAYTIFYMGVNAGAFFGMMLCGYLAEKIGWSWGFGLAGIFMLLGTIQFWLAKPLFGNIGGIPSRNEEIKPINVREEESVEKKNPFTILDKIVIIIVSIIGLAYAINDPLSKIGNIHILPEEFIISKDILEGPLVLSIIGLILLLIVVISRISRYEKVVRDRMIVVIIFALFTIFFFLSFEQGATSLVLFARDFTGRVVEGQAATIYIIINTLLTVVPLAIVSWVLFLLFKRTHHKILSSNIVLGSSFLIIWGIVIWMLNNDINSHAYEIEYTTVRIPKLDKKTQKQEVDKQGNLVFEYVPVTESYELKPTDKTEKFKTTIGSSKAHNIGDKLIVHEEIGTLIPLTKEQEEKVRLEYKLAKKQSGLIEAKISEFRDSKVEITTSWFSILNSFFIIAFASLFTKWWDSKYNPSAAVKFGLGLIIMAIGFGVLAFGSQSIPQGATAGVVRVSMIWLILAYLFHTLGELCISPVGLSYVSKLVPGRMIAFMFGMWYLAIAIGNKLAASLGGMIEDMAEKSSMTNFFLIFTIIPIIAGVIVISLSPLMKKLMHGVK
- a CDS encoding anion permease is translated as MNTNILKFLLVIFIGVVLWFIPAPEGVNEKAWHLMAVFIATVLGLILSPFPLGAMAIFSMTVVVALDLVPMKGALKGFSDTTIWMIACAFFISRGFIKTGFGRRVGYLFISKLGNSSLGLSYGLVMTDFIFAPAMPSTSARCGGIITPLFLSISDVYDSTPEKGTQRKIGAFLVQCIFQCNAITCAMFLTSMAGNPMIVKLVKDMGYSISWTDWALAAIVPGLISLTVIPYIIYKIYPPELKNTPEMKAIAKTKLKEMGKMTTKEWIVLAVFAYLIVFWILGSFLNIDATFTAFVGLCILLLTKALDWNDVISEKEAWHTIIWFSILMTLAAQLNKLGFIPWFGNYVAKSVENLNWMPMLLILLLVYYYIHYLMASAIAHISAMYVIFVSISIAAGAPPLLAILLFAFFSNLNMSITHYSSGPAPILFGCGYVPLAKWWKIGFIMSLVILFIWLFIGTIWWKILGLF
- a CDS encoding glucosaminidase domain-containing protein, which encodes MKKILLFVILVLSGSYIIAQEQIKKDELYIQSFAKMAVQEMELYKIPASITLAQGILETGNGQSDLAQFANNHFGIKCKAEWVGERMYHDDDLKGECFRKYTSAEESYRDHSRFLAERPYYKNLFLLDSKDYKAWAHGLKKAGYATNPKYAYTLIGLIERYRLNEFDSITSMDVYDKLAQLYPDSFKLPQENKPEIQFAKLKSESVKKTEPTAVLASYNPEKPQAAVRKSINKPKDNFEFPSLRIRFHPNGNLKFIVIREGDTLESIAKAYSISIDKLRRYNDLTSKIELKINQKIFLEPKKSSGTIKEYVTREGDNMYNISQNNGVSLYELYKKNLMMPGQEPKIGDIILLKGKKS
- a CDS encoding 1-aminocyclopropane-1-carboxylate deaminase/D-cysteine desulfhydrase, which codes for MYQLPIQPFQFPDLHVENQLFIKREDLVHPIISGNKFWKMKYNLVRAKEMQCETLVTFGGAMSNHIVATAAAANENGFKSVGIIRGEELADKWQNNQTLAEASSLGMDFYFISRSEYRLKDKSVVTQGILKNIKNHYLVPEGGTNSLAVQGAAEILNEETHKFDIITTAMGTGGTLSGLSVGAQNHQQIMGFPVLKNAGFLVKDIIKLTDKQNFTVNLDYHFGGYAKVTPDLIDFINNFYLLNHIPLDPVYTGKMMFGLKEMLRKGEISSDKKILAVHTGGLQGIREMNKLLSQKNKNIIIT